GGCGTTCGCCCAAAGAAACGTTTGAATTCGCGGCTGAATTGCGAGGCGCTTTCGTAGCCGACATTGAAGGCTGCCGTCGAAGCAGTCATCGCGTTGCGTAGCATCAGCAATCGCGCTTGGTGCAGGCGAGTCGATTTCAGGTACTGCATCGGCGACAAGTCCGTCACTCTGCGAAAGTGCAGATGAAAACTGGGCACGCTCATACTCGCCTCTTGTGCAAGGGACACAACATCCAAGCGCTCCTGATAGCAACAGTGGATCTTGCGGATCGCGCGAGTGACCTTACCGAAATGACCCTGACGATTGAGCGCGGCGCGCATTGAACCTCCCTGCTCGCCGGTTAGGATCCGGTAGTAGATCTCGCGCACCAGCGACGGCCCAAGTATTTGCGCTTCGATCGGATTGCTCATCGCCTCGAGAAATCGCTGCGTCGAGGGGCGCAGCAAATCGTCCATTGGCGAGGCATACATGCCCTTGGGTTGGGCATCACTTGGCCCCAGAGCTTCATCCACTTGCAGCATCAACTCGCTGGCAAGCTGAAAATTCAGGCGCATGTAGACCGCTAGCATCGGTTCCGTTTCGCTGGCATCGGTCTCCATGGTGAAAGCAACGGGGACGGAAACCACCAGGTAGTGCTGGGCGTCGTAAATGTAGACATCATCGCCTAGATAGCCGCGCTTGCGCCCTTGGCACAGGATCACGATACCAGGGTCGTA
The DNA window shown above is from Pseudomonas sp. BSw22131 and carries:
- a CDS encoding AraC family transcriptional regulator, whose protein sequence is MTQADPRTSGMVHLMEKLAPVEGYNLSELEDIRFLRSNRPLARTPVLYDPGIVILCQGRKRGYLGDDVYIYDAQHYLVVSVPVAFTMETDASETEPMLAVYMRLNFQLASELMLQVDEALGPSDAQPKGMYASPMDDLLRPSTQRFLEAMSNPIEAQILGPSLVREIYYRILTGEQGGSMRAALNRQGHFGKVTRAIRKIHCCYQERLDVVSLAQEASMSVPSFHLHFRRVTDLSPMQYLKSTRLHQARLLMLRNAMTASTAAFNVGYESASQFSREFKRFFGRTPHAEIEWMRATYALPAPSTPSIYVSSH